One genomic segment of Aquamicrobium sp. includes these proteins:
- a CDS encoding isochorismatase family protein → MEVRANPTRKRYGFGRKPMLVNIDLQKSYTDTAQFKTAYETDPRQIEYVNQLADLARGHGLPVAWTYVAYMESGEDCGVWGTRTDTPDSLQNIKVGSVRAEFDDRLKIDRVRDIVYNKRMASAFHDTHLQSLMVWHRCDTVVVTGGSTSGCVRATVVDALSRGYRVIVPEECVADKHESPHFANLYDIALKYGDVLPVAEVIDYYRNFRNEA, encoded by the coding sequence ATGGAAGTTCGGGCCAACCCGACCCGCAAGCGCTACGGCTTCGGCCGCAAGCCGATGCTGGTCAATATCGACCTCCAGAAGTCCTACACGGACACGGCGCAGTTCAAGACGGCCTACGAGACCGATCCGCGGCAGATCGAGTATGTGAACCAGCTCGCCGATCTCGCCCGCGGCCATGGCCTTCCGGTCGCGTGGACCTATGTCGCCTACATGGAATCCGGCGAGGATTGCGGCGTGTGGGGCACGCGCACCGACACGCCCGACTCGCTGCAGAACATCAAGGTCGGCTCCGTCCGCGCTGAGTTCGACGACCGCCTGAAGATCGACCGGGTGCGCGACATCGTCTACAACAAGCGCATGGCCTCGGCCTTCCACGACACCCACCTGCAATCGCTGATGGTCTGGCACCGCTGCGACACCGTCGTCGTCACCGGCGGCTCGACCTCCGGCTGCGTGCGCGCGACCGTGGTCGACGCCCTTTCCCGCGGCTACCGGGTGATCGTTCCGGAGGAATGCGTGGCCGACAAGCACGAGAGCCCGCATTTCGCCAATCTCTACGACATCGCGCTCAAGTATGGCGATGTCCTGCCGGTCGCCGAGGTCATCGACTACTACCGCAACTTCAGGAACGAGGCTTGA
- a CDS encoding GntR family transcriptional regulator, which produces MTERNTPTDGSFVGSKSPVPLYHRLYVILRDKLTSGAYSAGDLLPPEVDLVKSYGVSRVTVKRALDELAAEGLVERSRGRGTVATGKTFGMIGGTPLTAGVDTLLSNLETIGSKTDVQVVDFQYVRPPSHIADTLKVPHDQELQKAVRLRIHDGRPLALSTSYIIPDIARSITREDFEKRSLIQIIKESGVEISLVEQSISATLADNIISSLLLIPSGSALIRIRRTFFIEKDTPIDHVEILYPSERFEYRMTLSR; this is translated from the coding sequence ATGACAGAGCGAAACACCCCCACAGACGGTTCCTTCGTCGGCTCGAAATCGCCGGTGCCTCTCTACCATCGGCTCTATGTGATCCTGCGCGACAAGCTGACGAGCGGCGCCTACAGCGCGGGCGACCTGCTGCCGCCCGAGGTCGATCTCGTCAAATCCTACGGCGTCAGCCGCGTCACCGTGAAGCGCGCGCTCGACGAGCTCGCGGCCGAAGGGCTGGTCGAGCGCTCGCGCGGGCGCGGCACGGTCGCCACCGGCAAGACCTTCGGCATGATCGGCGGCACGCCGCTGACGGCCGGCGTCGACACGCTGCTCTCGAACCTCGAGACCATCGGCTCGAAGACCGACGTCCAAGTGGTCGACTTCCAGTATGTGCGCCCTCCGTCCCACATAGCCGACACGCTGAAGGTGCCGCACGACCAGGAGCTGCAGAAGGCGGTGCGGCTGCGCATCCACGACGGCCGGCCGCTGGCCCTTTCCACCTCCTACATCATCCCGGATATCGCCAGATCGATCACCCGGGAGGATTTCGAGAAGCGCTCCCTGATCCAGATCATCAAGGAATCGGGCGTCGAGATATCGCTGGTGGAGCAGAGCATCTCCGCCACGCTCGCGGACAACATCATATCCTCGCTCCTCCTCATCCCGAGCGGCAGCGCCCTGATACGCATCCGGCGGACCTTCTTCATCGAAAAGGACACGCCGATCGATCACGTCGAGATCCTCTATCCCTCCGAACGCTTCGAGTACCGCATGACGCTGTCGCGCTAG
- a CDS encoding HIT family protein codes for MSDTSQPCLFCRIAARQIPAHIVCETDHVIAFLDIAPIRPGHTQVIPKEHHPCFDALPAGLLAEVAATGQRVARALKAIYGVERVGFAFTGTDVAHAHAHVVPLVAADDLTSRRYIVEEAVTYRNPPCPPGDVMAQTALRIREKLQG; via the coding sequence ATGAGCGACACGTCCCAGCCCTGCCTGTTCTGCCGCATCGCCGCGAGGCAGATACCCGCGCATATCGTCTGCGAGACCGACCACGTCATCGCCTTCCTCGACATCGCGCCGATCCGCCCCGGGCATACGCAGGTGATCCCGAAGGAGCATCATCCCTGTTTCGATGCCTTGCCGGCCGGGCTTCTGGCCGAGGTCGCGGCGACGGGCCAGCGGGTGGCGCGGGCGCTCAAGGCGATCTACGGCGTCGAGCGCGTCGGCTTCGCCTTTACCGGCACGGACGTGGCCCACGCCCATGCCCATGTGGTGCCGCTGGTGGCGGCCGACGACCTGACCTCGCGACGCTACATCGTCGAGGAGGCGGTCACCTACCGCAACCCGCCCTGCCCGCCCGGCGACGTCATGGCGCAGACCGCGCTCCGCATCCGCGAAAAACTGCAAGGCTGA
- a CDS encoding DUF982 domain-containing protein, translating into MTKLRLPVTVFTCARDPRDLFTVEDLLEFLDEWPPARRGPLREEVRRLCLAVYAGEATVEEARAAFVAFARLMNVLEPTFDAVPGYDMPKGREVASN; encoded by the coding sequence ATGACGAAATTGCGTTTGCCGGTCACGGTGTTCACATGCGCCCGCGACCCCCGGGATCTGTTCACCGTGGAGGATCTGCTCGAGTTTCTCGACGAATGGCCGCCGGCGCGGCGCGGCCCGCTGCGCGAGGAAGTGCGCCGGCTGTGCCTCGCCGTCTATGCCGGCGAGGCGACGGTCGAGGAGGCGCGCGCCGCCTTCGTCGCCTTCGCCCGGCTGATGAACGTGCTGGAGCCGACCTTCGACGCGGTTCCCGGCTACGACATGCCGAAAGGGCGCGAGGTCGCCTCGAACTGA
- a CDS encoding PRC-barrel domain containing protein — MDHSNHVRLTSDELTPTVLEGATIYDVDDNKIGTISHMHGSEIVIDVGGFLGIGAKPVAVSAGDLDFMRDEDGEVHAVTDWTKDRLKAMPEHRH; from the coding sequence ATGGACCACAGCAACCACGTTCGCCTTACCAGCGATGAGCTCACGCCCACGGTTCTCGAGGGCGCGACGATCTATGACGTCGACGACAACAAGATCGGCACCATCTCGCACATGCACGGCAGCGAGATCGTCATCGACGTCGGCGGCTTCCTCGGCATCGGCGCGAAGCCGGTCGCCGTGTCCGCCGGCGACCTCGACTTCATGCGCGACGAGGATGGCGAGGTCCACGCGGTCACCGACTGGACCAAGGACCGGCTGAAGGCGATGCCCGAGCATCGGCACTAG
- a CDS encoding caspase family protein codes for MTASRATGALFAIFVALLFALPAQAQKKLSGVALVIGQSAYEHIAPLPNPANDAREMVKLLTDLGFDARSVTDRDAGRLRRDLERFAEDAEEADVAFLYYSGHGIEAGGENWLLPVDVDHGSLDSAEETMVPLSGLIEKLKRSVPVTIVLLDACRTNPFPAGSLVRATPGAEPAPMGESGLTAVRGATSLAEARPSNDNLGTVIGFAAEPGLPALDGAPGANSPYATALLRHLAAMGGAEFGQVMRMVTEEVYLSTRTQQRPWVNESLRRQLYFGVAPDEPQGDEALVTGERRQLLLTIAELPDINRLQVEKVALRDGVPLDALYGILRALDETAEPPSDPSEMEKMLEAQAGRLRKMLSERAALRTDDPEIARLSEAADRAIAEGAIRTARLFMDRAVARVEETRQDVDDLEELLRRKRIADAAIYARRADASALVFAFTEAADDYGRAFDLVEKWDEDLAWNYKNMQAEALRSHGRATGERAALDAALAAYDTILRMLPSDDRGSEWAITRNNMAVVLNDIGERGEDAADLLKAMTMFEESMAVFERLGDDANWSAAQNNIGNIHLALGQREADPARIEQAIEAFRAALARRERASVPMEWASTQINIGLASFTLGERRGDAALIAEAEAAYRAALEVFTREASPMDWGMAQNNLGNTLNALGLRSNDISYHDRAAEAFEAALEVRTREAWPQMWATTQVNLGNTYVHRARHDLDTENLEKARAAYEAALTVLDRRASPLNWASAQNNLGNALQTIGQRTADVEVLQQAVDAFNNARRVYKRKEFPIDWAMTHHNVGNTLRLMATVSNEPAHYRGAVTAFRQALSEYRREAMPMQWANTMAMMGGALQGMSYTDETLDSLTQAVEATRAALEVLTVDNAPVEWATAQNTLGTCLLNLSTRSGDGATLADALAAFEASKQVFDRDSQPLQWAFAENNIGDVHWNLAALGGGKAEYAKAIERFENAKQAFGENGQLGAVMLSEQKISLIRQAMEE; via the coding sequence ATGACCGCCTCTCGCGCAACGGGCGCGCTGTTCGCCATATTCGTCGCCCTGCTCTTCGCCCTGCCGGCGCAGGCGCAGAAGAAGCTTTCGGGCGTCGCGCTGGTGATCGGCCAGTCGGCCTACGAGCACATCGCGCCGCTGCCCAACCCGGCCAATGATGCGCGCGAGATGGTGAAGCTCCTGACCGATCTCGGCTTCGACGCGCGCTCCGTCACCGACCGCGACGCAGGCCGGCTGCGCCGCGACCTCGAACGCTTCGCCGAGGACGCCGAGGAGGCCGACGTCGCCTTCCTCTATTATTCCGGCCACGGCATCGAGGCCGGCGGCGAGAACTGGCTGCTGCCGGTCGATGTCGACCACGGCTCGCTCGACAGCGCCGAGGAAACGATGGTGCCGCTGTCGGGGCTGATCGAGAAGCTGAAGCGGAGCGTGCCCGTCACCATCGTGCTGCTCGACGCCTGCCGCACCAATCCGTTTCCCGCCGGGTCGCTGGTGCGCGCGACGCCCGGCGCCGAGCCCGCGCCGATGGGCGAGAGCGGGCTGACCGCCGTGCGTGGCGCGACGAGCCTCGCTGAGGCGCGGCCGTCGAACGACAATCTCGGCACCGTCATCGGCTTCGCCGCCGAGCCCGGCCTGCCGGCGCTCGACGGCGCGCCGGGGGCGAACAGCCCCTACGCCACGGCGCTGTTGCGGCATCTGGCGGCGATGGGAGGGGCGGAGTTCGGCCAGGTCATGCGCATGGTGACGGAGGAGGTCTACCTTTCGACCCGCACCCAGCAGCGGCCGTGGGTCAACGAGAGCCTGCGCCGCCAGCTCTATTTCGGCGTCGCGCCGGACGAGCCGCAAGGCGACGAGGCGCTGGTGACGGGCGAGCGGCGGCAGCTTTTGCTGACCATCGCCGAGTTGCCCGACATCAACCGGTTGCAGGTCGAGAAGGTCGCGCTGCGCGACGGCGTGCCGCTCGACGCGCTCTACGGCATCCTGCGGGCGCTGGACGAGACGGCCGAGCCGCCCTCCGACCCGAGCGAGATGGAGAAGATGCTGGAGGCGCAGGCCGGGCGGCTGCGCAAGATGCTGTCGGAGCGCGCCGCGCTGCGCACCGATGATCCCGAGATCGCGCGGCTGTCGGAAGCCGCGGACAGGGCGATCGCCGAAGGCGCGATCCGGACGGCGCGCCTGTTCATGGATCGCGCCGTCGCCCGCGTCGAGGAGACCCGGCAGGACGTCGACGACCTCGAGGAGCTGCTGCGCCGCAAGCGCATCGCCGACGCCGCGATCTATGCGCGCCGGGCCGACGCGTCGGCTCTCGTCTTCGCCTTCACCGAGGCCGCCGACGATTACGGCCGCGCCTTCGACCTCGTCGAGAAGTGGGACGAGGATCTCGCCTGGAACTACAAGAACATGCAGGCCGAGGCGCTGCGCAGCCACGGGCGGGCGACGGGCGAGCGCGCGGCGCTCGACGCGGCGCTGGCGGCCTACGACACGATCCTGCGCATGCTGCCGTCGGACGACCGCGGTTCCGAATGGGCGATCACCCGCAACAACATGGCCGTCGTGCTCAACGACATCGGCGAGCGCGGGGAGGATGCCGCCGACCTCCTCAAGGCCATGACGATGTTCGAGGAATCGATGGCCGTGTTCGAGCGGCTCGGCGACGACGCCAACTGGTCGGCGGCGCAGAACAATATCGGCAACATCCATCTGGCGCTCGGCCAGCGCGAGGCCGACCCCGCGCGCATCGAGCAGGCGATCGAGGCGTTCCGCGCCGCGCTTGCCCGGCGCGAGCGCGCCAGCGTGCCGATGGAGTGGGCCTCGACGCAGATCAATATCGGGCTGGCGAGCTTCACCCTCGGCGAGCGTCGCGGCGACGCCGCCCTGATCGCCGAGGCCGAGGCGGCTTACCGCGCGGCGCTCGAGGTGTTCACCCGCGAGGCGAGCCCGATGGACTGGGGCATGGCCCAGAACAATCTCGGCAACACGCTCAACGCGCTCGGCCTGCGCTCGAACGACATTTCCTATCACGACCGGGCCGCCGAGGCGTTCGAGGCGGCGCTTGAAGTGCGCACGCGCGAGGCTTGGCCGCAGATGTGGGCGACGACGCAGGTCAATCTCGGCAACACCTATGTCCACCGCGCCCGCCACGACCTCGACACGGAAAATCTCGAAAAGGCGCGCGCGGCCTACGAGGCGGCGCTGACCGTTCTCGACCGTCGCGCCAGCCCGCTCAATTGGGCGTCGGCGCAGAACAATCTCGGCAACGCGCTGCAGACCATCGGCCAGCGCACCGCCGACGTCGAGGTGCTGCAACAGGCAGTGGACGCGTTCAACAACGCCCGCCGGGTCTACAAGCGCAAGGAATTCCCCATCGACTGGGCGATGACCCATCACAATGTCGGCAACACGCTGCGCCTGATGGCGACGGTGTCGAACGAGCCGGCGCACTACCGGGGCGCGGTGACGGCCTTCCGGCAGGCGTTGTCCGAATACAGGCGCGAGGCCATGCCGATGCAGTGGGCCAACACGATGGCGATGATGGGCGGGGCCTTGCAGGGCATGTCCTACACCGACGAGACGCTGGACAGCCTGACGCAAGCGGTGGAGGCGACCCGCGCCGCGCTGGAGGTTCTCACCGTGGACAACGCGCCGGTGGAATGGGCGACCGCCCAGAACACGCTCGGCACCTGCCTCCTCAACCTGTCGACCCGCAGCGGCGACGGGGCGACGCTGGCCGATGCGCTCGCCGCCTTCGAGGCGAGCAAACAGGTGTTCGATCGCGACAGCCAGCCGCTGCAATGGGCGTTTGCCGAGAACAACATCGGCGACGTCCACTGGAACCTCGCCGCGCTCGGCGGCGGAAAAGCCGAATACGCCAAGGCCATCGAGCGCTTCGAGAACGCCAAGCAGGCTTTCGGCGAAAACGGCCAGCTCGGCGCGGTGATGCTGTCGGAGCAGAAGATTTCCCTGATCCGCCAGGCGATGGAGGAATAG
- the selD gene encoding selenide, water dikinase SelD, with amino-acid sequence MNEMSAPQEPRLTSLAHGGGCGCKIAPGVLADILRGGSGLAVPPELLVGIETSDDAAVYKINERQALVATTDFFMPIVDDPGDFGRIAATNAISDVYAMGGTPLFALAIVGMPISRISTATIGAILDGGGAACREAGIPIAGGHTIDSVEPIYGLVAVGLVDPAYLKRNANARPGDVLILGKPLGVGVFSAALKKERLDAGAYAAMVASTTKLNTPGPRLGALAGVHAMTDVTGFGLAGHALEMARGSGARIRIDWAAVPLLAGARDLAAAGFVTGASGRNWASYGHEVRLAPALGDVDRALLCDPQTSGGLLVACAPEAAGEVLAIFREEGFAEAASIGRVEAGAPELAVA; translated from the coding sequence ATGAACGAGATGTCCGCCCCGCAGGAGCCGCGCCTGACCTCGCTCGCCCATGGCGGCGGCTGCGGCTGCAAGATTGCGCCCGGCGTGCTCGCCGACATCCTGCGCGGCGGCTCGGGGCTCGCCGTGCCGCCGGAGCTTCTGGTCGGCATCGAGACCTCGGACGATGCCGCGGTGTACAAGATCAACGAGCGGCAGGCGCTGGTCGCCACCACCGACTTCTTCATGCCCATCGTCGACGATCCCGGCGATTTCGGCCGCATCGCCGCCACCAACGCCATCAGCGACGTCTATGCGATGGGCGGCACGCCGCTCTTCGCCCTGGCGATCGTCGGCATGCCGATCAGCCGCATCTCGACCGCGACCATCGGCGCGATCCTCGACGGCGGCGGCGCCGCCTGCCGGGAGGCGGGCATCCCCATCGCCGGCGGGCACACGATCGATTCGGTCGAGCCGATCTACGGGCTGGTCGCGGTCGGGCTGGTCGACCCGGCGTATCTGAAGCGCAACGCCAACGCACGGCCCGGCGACGTGCTGATCCTCGGCAAGCCGCTCGGCGTCGGCGTGTTCTCGGCCGCGCTGAAGAAGGAAAGGCTCGATGCCGGCGCCTATGCCGCCATGGTCGCCTCGACGACGAAGCTGAACACGCCCGGCCCCCGCCTCGGCGCGCTGGCCGGCGTCCATGCGATGACCGACGTCACCGGCTTCGGCCTTGCCGGCCATGCGCTGGAGATGGCGCGGGGCTCGGGCGCCCGCATCCGCATCGACTGGGCGGCCGTGCCGCTGCTGGCCGGCGCGCGCGATCTCGCTGCCGCCGGGTTCGTCACCGGCGCGTCGGGCCGCAACTGGGCGAGCTACGGGCATGAGGTGCGCCTCGCCCCGGCGCTCGGCGACGTCGATCGCGCCCTGCTGTGCGACCCGCAGACCAGCGGGGGGCTGCTGGTCGCCTGCGCGCCCGAGGCGGCCGGCGAGGTTCTCGCCATCTTCCGCGAAGAGGGCTTTGCCGAGGCCGCTTCCATCGGACGGGTCGAGGCCGGCGCGCCCGAGCTCGCCGTCGCCTGA
- the fdnG gene encoding formate dehydrogenase-N subunit alpha produces the protein MNIDLTRRSFLKLTGAGVAATSLGAMGFGQAEAATAAHVRGFKLATTTETRNICTYCSVACGIIMYSKGDLAAGEKADLIHIEGDADHPTNRGTLCPKGAALKDYVKAETRLTRPRYRAPGSDRFQDISWDEAFDKIARAVKDDRDANFVEKNDRGVTVNRWTSTGFLAASATTNETSWMTYKVVRSMGIVGFDNQARVUHGPTVSSLGPTFGRGAMTNSWTDIKNTDLVVIMGGNAAEAHPCGFKWVTEAKHHRGARLIVVDPRFNRSASVADYYAPIRPGSDIAFLMGVIRWCIENDKVQWDYVRNYTNVGYIVREDFGWQDGMFTGYDEESRSYDQTSWEYEFGDDGYVKVDDTLQHPRCVWQLLKKHVDVYTPEFVENLCGTPKDRFLRICEMIGETSAPDKTMTSMYALGWTQHSKGSQNIRGMAMLQLLLGNIGVAGGGMNALRGHSNIQGLTDVGLMSNLIPGYLAIPRESEPDYAAYISTRGNKPLRPGQMSYWQNYEKFFVSFMKSMWGEHATADNGWGYDWLPKLDIAQYDAMKMFEKLNNGEVNVYFCQGFNPILAFPNRGKLTEAFSKLKLLVVMDPLETETASFWENHGIYNDVDPSRIETEVLELPTTCFAEDEGATVNSGRWLQWHWAGATPPGEAKTDIAIMANIFQRVRELYRTEGGPAPEPILNLAWEYEDPLHPTPAELAMELNGKALEDIADPDDLTKVVLAKGQQLSSFGQMRADGKTMGGCWIYTGCWTPDGNMMARRDNADPGNMGTFQNWSFSWPANRRVLYNRASCDIDGKPWDSTRRLIEWNGERWTGVDVPDIAVTANPREVGPFIMNPEGTARFFSRRLMRDGPFPTHMEPFESPVANPLNRGMRGNPVARIFPSDVASLGTSDAFPFVATSYRLTEHFHYWTKHNRVNAVNQPEFFVEISEELAAEKGIAKGGRVRVWSSRGQIWAKAVVTKRIRPLTCDGKTVHIVGIPIHWGFKGAARKGFGPNSLGPFVGDANIETPEFKAFLVNIEPAGEEATA, from the coding sequence GTGAATATCGACCTTACGCGCCGCAGCTTCCTGAAGCTGACGGGCGCCGGGGTGGCAGCCACATCGCTCGGTGCGATGGGCTTCGGGCAAGCCGAGGCGGCGACGGCCGCCCATGTGCGCGGCTTCAAGCTCGCCACCACCACCGAAACCCGCAACATCTGCACCTATTGCTCCGTCGCCTGCGGAATCATCATGTATTCGAAGGGCGATCTGGCCGCCGGCGAGAAGGCCGACCTGATCCACATCGAGGGCGACGCGGACCACCCGACCAACCGCGGCACGCTCTGCCCCAAGGGCGCCGCGCTCAAGGACTACGTCAAGGCCGAGACGCGCCTGACGCGGCCGCGCTACCGCGCACCCGGCTCCGACCGCTTCCAGGATATCAGCTGGGACGAGGCCTTCGACAAGATCGCCCGCGCCGTCAAGGACGACCGCGACGCCAACTTCGTCGAGAAGAACGACAGGGGCGTCACCGTCAACCGATGGACCTCGACCGGGTTCCTCGCGGCGTCGGCGACCACGAACGAGACCTCATGGATGACCTACAAGGTGGTCCGCTCCATGGGGATCGTCGGATTCGACAACCAGGCGCGCGTCTGACACGGCCCCACGGTGTCCAGTTTGGGCCCGACTTTTGGCCGTGGAGCGATGACGAACTCCTGGACCGACATCAAGAACACCGACCTCGTCGTCATCATGGGTGGCAACGCCGCCGAAGCGCATCCGTGCGGCTTCAAATGGGTGACGGAGGCCAAGCACCATCGCGGCGCAAGGCTGATCGTGGTCGATCCGCGCTTCAACCGCTCGGCCTCGGTGGCCGACTACTACGCCCCGATCCGTCCCGGCTCGGACATCGCCTTCCTGATGGGCGTGATCCGCTGGTGCATCGAGAACGACAAGGTGCAGTGGGACTATGTCCGCAACTACACCAATGTCGGCTACATCGTGCGCGAGGACTTCGGCTGGCAGGATGGCATGTTCACCGGCTATGACGAGGAGAGCCGCAGCTACGACCAGACGAGCTGGGAATACGAGTTCGGCGACGACGGCTACGTCAAGGTCGACGACACGCTTCAGCATCCGCGCTGCGTCTGGCAGCTCCTGAAGAAGCACGTCGACGTCTACACGCCCGAGTTCGTCGAGAATCTGTGCGGCACGCCGAAGGACCGGTTCCTCAGGATCTGCGAGATGATCGGCGAGACCTCGGCGCCCGACAAGACCATGACCTCGATGTATGCGCTCGGCTGGACGCAACATTCGAAGGGCTCGCAGAACATCCGCGGCATGGCCATGCTCCAGCTCCTGCTGGGCAATATCGGCGTCGCCGGCGGCGGGATGAACGCCCTGCGCGGCCATTCCAACATCCAGGGCCTGACCGATGTCGGGCTGATGTCCAACCTGATCCCCGGCTATCTGGCGATCCCGCGCGAGAGCGAGCCTGACTACGCGGCCTACATCTCGACGCGCGGCAACAAGCCCCTGCGGCCGGGCCAGATGAGCTACTGGCAGAACTACGAGAAGTTCTTCGTCAGCTTCATGAAGTCGATGTGGGGCGAGCACGCGACAGCCGACAACGGCTGGGGCTATGACTGGCTGCCCAAGCTCGACATCGCGCAATACGACGCGATGAAGATGTTCGAGAAGCTGAACAATGGCGAGGTGAACGTCTATTTCTGCCAGGGCTTCAACCCGATCCTGGCCTTCCCCAACCGGGGCAAGCTCACGGAAGCCTTCTCGAAGCTGAAGCTCCTGGTCGTCATGGACCCGCTGGAGACGGAGACCGCGTCCTTCTGGGAGAACCACGGCATCTACAACGACGTCGACCCGTCGAGGATCGAGACCGAGGTGCTGGAACTGCCTACCACCTGCTTCGCCGAGGACGAGGGCGCGACGGTGAATTCGGGCCGCTGGCTGCAATGGCACTGGGCGGGGGCGACCCCGCCGGGCGAGGCCAAAACCGACATCGCCATCATGGCCAACATCTTCCAGCGGGTGCGCGAGCTCTACCGCACGGAAGGCGGGCCGGCGCCCGAGCCGATCCTCAACCTTGCCTGGGAGTACGAGGACCCGCTGCATCCGACGCCGGCCGAGCTGGCGATGGAGCTGAACGGCAAGGCGCTGGAGGACATCGCCGACCCGGACGACCTGACGAAGGTGGTGCTGGCGAAGGGCCAGCAGCTGTCGAGCTTCGGCCAGATGCGCGCCGACGGCAAGACCATGGGCGGCTGCTGGATCTACACCGGCTGCTGGACGCCGGACGGCAACATGATGGCGCGCCGCGACAACGCCGATCCCGGCAATATGGGGACGTTCCAGAACTGGTCGTTCTCGTGGCCGGCGAACCGGCGGGTGCTCTACAACCGGGCCTCGTGCGACATCGACGGCAAGCCGTGGGATTCGACCCGCCGGCTGATCGAATGGAACGGCGAGCGCTGGACAGGCGTCGACGTGCCAGACATCGCGGTGACCGCCAATCCGCGCGAGGTCGGCCCCTTCATCATGAACCCCGAAGGGACCGCCCGGTTCTTCTCGCGGCGGCTGATGCGGGACGGACCGTTCCCGACCCATATGGAGCCGTTCGAGAGCCCGGTGGCCAACCCGCTCAACCGCGGGATGCGCGGCAACCCCGTCGCCCGCATCTTCCCGAGCGACGTGGCCAGCCTCGGCACCAGCGACGCGTTCCCGTTCGTCGCCACCTCCTACCGGCTGACCGAGCACTTCCACTACTGGACGAAGCACAACCGCGTGAACGCGGTCAACCAGCCCGAGTTCTTCGTCGAGATCAGCGAGGAGCTGGCGGCCGAGAAGGGCATCGCCAAGGGCGGGCGGGTCCGGGTGTGGTCGAGCCGCGGCCAGATCTGGGCCAAGGCCGTCGTCACCAAGCGGATCAGGCCGCTGACCTGCGACGGCAAGACGGTCCACATCGTCGGCATCCCCATTCACTGGGGCTTCAAGGGCGCGGCGCGCAAGGGCTTCGGCCCGAACTCGCTCGGCCCCTTCGTCGGCGACGCGAATATCGAGACGCCCGAGTTCAAGGCCTTCCTCGTCAACATCGAGCCGGCCGGAGAGGAGGCGACGGCATGA
- the fdxH gene encoding formate dehydrogenase subunit beta, with product MASNLLPGDVVMVSATASVPEPERQLTKVAKLIDASKCIGCKACQSACVEWNDTHPELEENVGVYDNPHDLTPDMFTLMRFSEYENPESGDLEWLIRKDGCMHCEDPGCLKACPAPGAIVQYSNGIVDFISENCIGCGYCIAGCPFNIPRISKTAHVAKRCTLCSDRVAVGQGPACAKACPTQAITFGTKDDMIALAEERVEDLKSRGYDNAGLYDPQGVGGTHVMYVLHHADKPSLYSDLPDDPHISRVVEGWKGTAKTVGLAAAGIAAAGAVLHGLLARPNEVSEHDDEEAEALVETDGGAEADETGRGEEA from the coding sequence ATGGCCTCGAACCTCCTGCCCGGCGATGTCGTCATGGTCTCGGCCACGGCCAGCGTGCCCGAGCCCGAGCGGCAGCTGACCAAGGTCGCCAAGCTGATCGACGCGTCGAAATGCATCGGCTGCAAGGCGTGCCAGTCGGCCTGCGTCGAATGGAACGACACCCATCCGGAGCTCGAGGAGAACGTCGGCGTCTACGACAATCCCCACGACCTGACACCGGACATGTTCACGCTGATGCGGTTCTCGGAATACGAGAATCCCGAGAGCGGCGACCTCGAATGGCTGATCCGCAAGGACGGCTGCATGCATTGCGAGGACCCGGGCTGCCTCAAGGCCTGCCCGGCGCCCGGCGCCATCGTGCAATACTCGAACGGCATCGTCGACTTCATCTCGGAGAACTGCATCGGCTGCGGCTACTGCATCGCCGGCTGCCCGTTCAACATCCCGCGCATCTCGAAGACGGCGCATGTCGCCAAGAGATGCACGCTGTGCTCGGACCGGGTGGCGGTGGGCCAGGGCCCGGCCTGCGCCAAGGCCTGCCCGACCCAGGCGATCACCTTCGGCACCAAGGACGACATGATCGCGCTGGCCGAGGAGCGGGTCGAGGACCTGAAGTCGCGCGGCTACGACAATGCCGGGCTCTACGACCCGCAAGGCGTCGGCGGCACGCATGTGATGTACGTCCTGCACCACGCCGACAAGCCCTCGCTCTATTCCGACCTGCCCGACGATCCGCACATCTCGCGCGTCGTCGAGGGCTGGAAGGGCACGGCCAAGACGGTCGGCCTCGCCGCCGCGGGCATTGCCGCGGCCGGCGCGGTGCTGCATGGCCTCCTGGCCCGGCCGAACGAGGTCTCCGAGCACGACGACGAGGAAGCCGAGGCGCTGGTCGAGACCGACGGCGGCGCCGAAGCCGATGAGACCGGTCGCGGCGAGGAGGCGTGA